Proteins encoded in a region of the Streptomyces sp. NBC_00513 genome:
- a CDS encoding GNAT family N-acetyltransferase: MRSDLEEVQVRPGVAADLPALTALYNHYVRETAVTFDTVAFTPEQRRPWLHSHPEDGPHRLLVAWTGERMAGYATSSAFRPKPAYVGSVEVSVYLAPHAVGRGVGTLLYEALFAALADEPVHRAYAGIALPNEASERLHARFGFRRVGDFTEAGRKFDRFWDVRWYEKALRDPDRAV, translated from the coding sequence GTGCGGTCAGATCTCGAAGAGGTGCAGGTCAGGCCCGGGGTGGCAGCCGACCTGCCGGCACTCACGGCGTTGTACAACCACTACGTCCGTGAGACCGCCGTCACATTCGACACGGTGGCCTTCACCCCGGAACAGCGCCGCCCTTGGCTGCACTCCCACCCTGAAGACGGCCCCCATCGGCTTCTGGTTGCCTGGACTGGCGAGCGAATGGCCGGATACGCGACAAGCAGCGCTTTCCGCCCGAAACCGGCCTACGTGGGCTCGGTGGAGGTCAGCGTGTACCTCGCGCCGCACGCGGTCGGTCGGGGGGTCGGCACGCTCCTGTACGAGGCCCTGTTCGCGGCGCTCGCCGACGAGCCGGTCCATCGGGCCTACGCGGGCATCGCCCTGCCGAACGAGGCCTCGGAACGCCTCCACGCCCGGTTCGGCTTCCGGCGTGTCGGGGACTTCACCGAGGCGGGCCGGAAGTTCGACCGCTTCTGGGACGTCCGCTGGTACGAGAAGGCGCTGCGGGACCCGGACCGGGCCGTCTAG